One Coregonus clupeaformis isolate EN_2021a unplaced genomic scaffold, ASM2061545v1 scaf0245, whole genome shotgun sequence DNA segment encodes these proteins:
- the LOC121531239 gene encoding extensin-like produces the protein MKGSMCSNSQCSLSEPTVSILQGPNSMATGFSQNPYNLPRSSHLPSGLIPSHYDILPMHHSPTHTTPPLPQRAPGHSPRHTSSPPPPPPPESPWSKPQTHLHTTPSTSPREPQLPALEGRKVLGSPPFHRATKPRATLPPGHQAPGASPDIVTMFF, from the coding sequence agccAACAGTAAGTATTCTACAGGGGCCAAACAGCATGGCCACCGGTTTCTCCCAGAATCCCTACAACCTTCCCCGGAGCAGCCACCTACCCAGCGGCCTCATCCCCAGCCACTACGACATCCTGCCCATGCACCACAGccccacacacaccaccccccccctcccccagagaGCCCCTGGTCACAGCCCCAGACACACCTCCtcaccaccccctccccctcccccagagAGCCCCTGGTCAAAGCCCCAGACACACCTCCACACCACCCCTTCCACCTCCCCCAGAGAGCCCCAGCTCCCTGCTCTAGAGGGGAGAAAGGTCCTGGGCTCGCCACCCTTCCACCGGGCCACCAAGCCCCGGGCCACCCTTCCACCGGGCCACCAAGCCCCGGGCGCTAGCCCTGACATTGTGACAATGTTCTTCTGA